The Microplitis demolitor isolate Queensland-Clemson2020A chromosome 9, iyMicDemo2.1a, whole genome shotgun sequence genomic sequence ttcaattgagaaaaataaataattttcattcatatataaattataaattaacttttgtttGTTGAAGAACTTTAAACTTACCATGATAATAgtctaaagtaaataataatattttaatgtaacCTGCAATCAACTTCTGTCTAACGGACAAGCTCCCAAGTAAGCACTATTTAGTGCCGAAATCAAAATTCACTAATTAGTCAGTAAATTGATTCAAAACTACtgatttttcagtaaattttgtaactactggaaaaatcagtaacATTTTTGCTGATTCAGTTTAAGAAAGTGTGTTTATTGGTGATGGGTTAATACATGCAAGCATAACCtcaaaatacatatttattttatgtatattttgaCATTAAACTCCTTGACTagattttatagtaaataaaataattatctcagGAACCATAAGAAATTTCTAAGAATTTAAACCTGATtcctaataaaattaatttattaagtagttTCTTGTAAGAAATAAGAGTTTATGAATATAATCATACTTGTACTTGTAAGCTCCTTGATcagttgattttaaaatttaatccacTCTAAGTCTTAGTataccatttaaaaaaaaaacatttagatcgttaatagtttgaataaaaattaatatttaattgctactattattaaaaatttgatataacatattaatatattagaagaatgaaaaaagaatGTAACCCAATTACTTATAAACGAAGCGATGAGTCatagttatgaaaatagtAAAGTGGGGGTACCATTTTGAGATgcccaaaattaatttaaaaaaaaataataaattatatacttcCTTATTTTTGTTGATCTTTATTTGTTATTCTAAATCAATGCTACAACTTCTGAGCATTATTGCTTCAGTATTGAGTCATAGGAAATATAAAGTAGAGTGTGATAGTATTAGTTAGAATCGTTATCGCGATATTCTTGATTAATCAAAAAGCCTCGACCGTTTGACTTTTGTAGCCGCAATAATTTAGAGAACCGACATAACCAAGGTCCTCGATTGACGGTTAAATATACAGCAGTATGTGGCAGAGTGTATAGATTACGTGTAACAATCAAAACCAAGGACGTTTTTGTAGATCAACATATACAATGACGATCACCAAAACtgttacagaatatttttaatactttaataatacttatagCATTCACGTAATAACTGTCATTAATagctgtaattttaattttttttaagcatttTTAATGTCACAGTTACTAtccaaaaaaatgtaatttaatcattcctacacggagagaaaattatggtaacagttgcAATatgttatgggaatggttcctataatgcatggtaaccggttttttttgaaatgttgattatagaaatggcacccatatatattatggtaaccattcctataattatgggtataattcccatatggtatcggaatagttcctatggaattatagtaatcgttaccatgtaactatgataatggttaccataatattatggttatgtttaccataatattataggaatagttaccataatatatagggcttattcccatatacacttaggaaccattacaatgtggttataggattgtttactatttgcttataggaactattcctatgagtatggtaatcgttaccatgattctttcacatgcgatacgggaactgttaccagaatgataggaattgttcccagaaagtatgggtctatatcccataatcccaagtaatcattaccataacggtatgggatgatattttataaacgtactaggaacagttaccataattttctctccgtgtacaaaattataatttaaaaaaaataaagtaattgattaaattaatgaaaaagtcttattaatttttactactgAAAATGTCACTTTATAATGTCAATGACATTGAAACTTCATCAGGCAACGcattttttgcataaattgTCAAATAGATGGCATGAAACCACCCACACATGCCCTTCAAAAATGCTCTCCAACTCAACTTGgtgaataacaaaaaaaaattctaaaagaaggacatttaaagaaaatttatagcgTTCTCAAGCCTAAATGTAAACGATGATACACCACATCCAATACACAGacaaatatataactatactAAACTTAAGTAAGGTGTTTTTCgtgatatttttagtaaatacgacaataaaaaaaaaatacagtaagaaaatttaagaaagagTTAAGTGAATGAACGATAATGGTGCATattatcttataaatttatatagttgATTGTCGTGTTTTGTCATTATAGTGCCAGTGACCGTAAagtatttttcgataaaattttaacaacaaaagttatatttgtaTCAAAAAAAAGATTCGCTTCGTTTGATTAAGagggaaaattaattattcaataaggAGTATTGAGGCGAAGATCTTCATCGAACATAACGACTAATTACATTTATTGACGTtaactagatttttttttaattgcagtgAATATCAGTAACATTTGTCGTGGAATTTATTAAGAGTTCATTCATAAGATCGGCCCCTATTCTATTCAAATAACTTTGAAATTGTTCAGCCGATCAATCCCGGAACACACACTTAGTTCATTCCAAAAATAGTCAGAAATTATTTCTAAGACCTTGAAAcgtaaataactttttctttGTAATACCCGCTGCGAAAGTTTGATTTTCAAGCTCTATGTGGTCAAGGGATAAGTAGTCGATCCCTAAACAACCATATGTAacttttaacttcccgctcagaaaatttagaattttcaaaaagaagaaaattacTGGTTTCGGtgtgattttcgaaaatcgaatttctaatagatcttgacgttttgaggttcgtgtacactgtaaaaaattttggtgtaaaaatggaCCCGGAGAACTTTACATGACCGTGTAGTGTGAAATAACGGTGTAAATTTTCCAATCGTGTAATTTTAACACAGTGTAATCTACTTCTTTACACAATTCCATGTTacttgttataattttaattaacaagcAACAAGTGATCATTGAACATCTTTAACTACTTAATCAATaactatattaattttatgttttctaCGATCATTGTTTTAtggttaaaagaatttttttttaattcccgtCATGTGTTCAAAAATGAATcgaaacaaaactttttttcttctcattttctttgtttttgaatgcagtttttgcaaaaaaaaaaaaaagaaaaaatcagtctgtcggttgaccctgtgggccagccccaaaacttcccgcatatttcaagctccttgagctcgaaaaattgttgcagatacatttttgagctcttcgagctcgaaaatacttttgtatctatttgttttcgaaaaaaaaaacgttttttacgatcttttctcaaacgatatctcccgaacaaataaaccgattaagacggttAAGGTAGCAATTGacacgttttattgaattctacaactgatcagatttcgaaattgatttattgagtcgtttttgaaaaatttcaagaatactaaaaaaatttttttttttaattctttcgacaacggttgttcttgaacgaattaaccgattttgatgtttgaggtggcattcgacgcggcttatgaaaCTTCAGAGCCGAGTTGATTTCGGAATCAATCCATAGagcacattacaagttatccaaaaaaactttttgaagaaagtttatttttggaatatctctgaacgagcccTGCCGatcaaactcaatttttttcagcttttagatattgacaagccgcgtcgaatgacactttgaaaatcaaaatcggttcatccgttcaaaagttacagatatttacatacatacactcgggcATTATCGTGAaaatagtcaggatagcttcctagaatctcaaaacgtcaagatctcttagaaattcgattttcgaagatcggactgaaaccaataagttcccgaattttcgaaaatttgcaGTTTTCTTGGCGGGAAGTTAATATACAAATCAAAAAAACACCACCTCCACACAATTTGAGGGTTTGCAGAAAATgtcaaagttttatataatagaaagaaataaaaaatcaagtatCCTAatcatcgaaaaattttcgattttttccaaaaatctaaaaaaaaaccaatgaAGATAggttgcaataattttttttttttataaagttcattaagaataaatatatatatttgttcgagataaataaatatatatttaaacctaATGATTTCTGATACAAAAAGTTATGGCGCTCAGCAGCAGCagcgggagtagttcggtgcttaCCACTAGATCGCACCCAGCCACTTGTATtttccctggtaagaaacttatttcagaattattatattcccAACTTAAGGCATTTATGGGTTGGATTACTCGCTGAATATTAGTAGACAGACGATGACCCTTTTTCGATAGTAATATAGGGGTATTTAGTAATATAGtcaaagtacaaaaaaaaaaaatacgtgttaaggaaataaattatttttctaaatatggattcatttaattgttaaatagatAGTctgtcattttaaaataatatttaattattattaataacttattcTCTAAGGCTCactaatatatttcattataactACTGTATAAGTCCTACAGGcaatcaatttgattttatgcTTGCTACTTAGCGCGTAATTATCTTTACTCAATATTTTGTAGTTTCTAATAGTTTGTTTTGTTggtgaattataaaatatttatttaaaacaaccAAATAAATGATTAGCAATGGGCAATCAAATCATTTTGTTgtcataactaaaatttagttgtcagaagaaaattttttgctcagtgtaactattaaaaaaaaaaaagcctttttttctaaaaatctaTAACTTGTTTTCGGTTGGGTGAAAAGATTAGAAAATATTATGAGAAACGTTTTTGATGGCgtagaaaaagagaaaaaattttcagccaaatCAAAAGGGATCGGGTACCAAAGTggtcgatttggcgtggaatgccccatatatatttatttatttttttttttttcatcaatatacttttatcgttattctaaaaatataaaataagattcAGACTCGAATCTCTGTGGTATCGAAACAAATCTTTTATGAATCACaagtttaaattgattaattaaacgaagatattgaatattaattgttCCAACAAATACACTTAGTGACTAAtctaatataaaatgaaagtatatttaaaatatcatatttcaattcttatatattcattacgattaaaaattttgccgCCTATtcggtactttttttttaattttaatttcttacagaaattttttttttggtaggagtatgttttttttttttttttttttttttttttttttttttttttttttttttttttttttttttttttttttttttttttcatgaggTAGGATCAGGTAGTTTACACGGAAAAACATAATCGATAGCTGCTACTGATTGTTTATTTCCGTGTATTAATGGACAGTCACACTGTTTCTTACATTTTTCATCAGATAAAGCCAATTTGACCTAATTATCGACAAAATGACAATTGtcatttacttaaatatttgttaaagtAGTAGTAAATGTTCTCGAAAAAATATGGTCATTCAATATAagttttgatatatataatgaaacgCTCAGTAAATGTCGTTAgccattatattttttgcttaTTGTCTAGTCATTTCTTTAACTTGCTTGTCAACTTTAactacataattaataattaatttattaatatctaatcaggaagttttaaattgaaatggaCGGAAttttatactcatatatatgtgaatcaatttttataaatacaagtGATCCgttaatattacaaaaactAAAACGAGTTAATGttctttggaaaaattttatcgataaaattcTTGAAACATCGGATATATGGAAGAGGGCATGTTTGAATGAAATTCCATCTGAACCAATTTCCTCTATGATTACAAAATTGTTTCCGATgctttattttgaaaattatcatcatcttGATGACATGACAGTTTGGCGTACTGTTTACATTTCGTATAGAAAGTGGATGATGCTCTCGAAATTTCAAGTTTCAGTCGAAGTTTCTTATGATTTTGCTGctagatcaaatttttccgaAAGAATTATTGCTTTTGCAAGTTGCGGTAAAGtattaattatgttaaaaaactcaattattattttaatagactGACAATGTAATAATCGTATTGTACTTTCTAGGTAATTATTTTGCTATTGGGACTACCAAAGATAGAATTTATCTCTTtgattttaatcaattaaataaacctttgtatacaataaatttcgaaaaacctATAGAAAATATTAGGTTTTGGTCTCCTGGTATAATTTCAATcctatttaacaataaaatttattttcatgataccagcatcaaaATTCAAACCttcagtgtctctacagcCAGTTGGAACAAGCTAATTTCGAGCCGATGATGCAAGCAAAGCTACTAGCGAATTCGTAACTCACAAATACCTTCATATAGCGAACATAAACACGATTATTTCTGCCCCGTGTTAGTTTTGAATATTCatttacacggagaaaaaattaaaggaactgttcctagtacgtttatgaaatatcatcccataccattatggtaatgattactagggattatgggatatagacccatactttttgggaaggtttccataaatatggtaacaattcctatcattatggtaacagttcccatatcgcatatgaaagaatcatggtaatgattaccatactcataggaatagttcccataagcaaataggaaccaatcctataaccacattgtaacagttcctataatattatggtaaccattcccataatattatggtaaccattaccatacgtacatagtaacgattaccataattccataggaactattccgataccgtatgggaattatatccataattataggaatggttaccataatatatatgggtgccgttcctataatcaacatttcaaaaaaaccagttactatgcagtatgggaaccattcccataatatattgtaactgttactataattttctctccgtgtacaaTCTTAATACTCTCATTTGTTTACTTGTCACTTCAGTttactcatttcattttttaagtgataatttcaattaactaaataaaattactaaaaacgAGTGAAAatacactaacgcaaaaaattaaagaaacagaaaaattttaaaaattttttagtgatttttacAAGGctgtaattttgtaaaaaataatcgtatcaagatttttaaaaaagcattttgtttgtaatattttcatcttatttactatttaataagtgactaaataacagatttttgatttccatTCTCTAACAGTTTTCCGCATCATCGActtgaaattaacttgttttttaCTTGCTGTTGACACTGAAACCTGAAGTTCcgatgcaggtaatcatgaaaaatatgatGTGTGACTCAGAATAAAATACGATTTCTGACTGCGAGTGATGTCAGCCTAAGGCTCGGACAACCAACTTCACCCTAGTCTGGAATCGTcttttcatcccttgtcacacaatatactattattgtctataatttatgataacaaCGATTGTTTCATTCACatgaatatttacaataatttcagCAAGTGGTGACTTATTATTAGTTGCAATGATTATACCTGGGaacattaaattttggaatattttaGCTATGACGGAAGTAGAGTGTATCAATAGTACCGATGATACAAAATCAGACggtttatggtaaaaaaacattttaattttaaattaaataattattctctgGGAAAAGTTTTCGGTGTGAGCGCGGATCTAATCCAGAGTGAATGATTTCTTAGATTAATTTATTCTCCTCGAAAAGAAAAACTCCCTACTACGCCGTATGTGGGGTGATTTTTTCATAAAGTCCGAAACTCCAAGTGatggagtgaattcggatttaaataaaatccgtatttACTCCTGCTTTTTTAGAATGTGATTAGGTGATGCACAGttatatagaaattttgtgttaaatttaacaaaaatcgtATGTTGCAAAAGGTCTGCACAAATtattgtgttaatttaacacattgcgtttgtgttgatctttatcacgaattttatgttaaataattgaacgcataaaatctgttattttgacagaaaatttgtgtaaatttacaaggctttttgtgttaaaattaaataataaatataagcacaTAACCTAACCAACTCAAGTACACTGATCTAACCTTAGTATAACTAATGTCAATTTAGCAATTAATTTGTTCGATTTTCgatgatttttctaaaaactgGAGCTATGAATTGTCCTCCtgtaaaatgagaataaaaaaatcattgaacctgatgataaaaatattaaagttatctatgattatattcaattgaaaatcaaaatttcttgCTTGCAAACCAATGTTGCTAAAATGCTTTGCTTGgttataataatgaagaaacgCGCAGGAGTGCTTAGCTAAGCAACACGAATTTtggattaatttttgaatacccATGCAAAAGTCCCCAGAGTTTGACAAAAGAGCCATGCCTGGCCCAAGATTGGGAAAGCCAGCTTGGGCTTACCTATATTGTCCCATGCTTGAGCCATAATTGGGTACTCAACCTTGATGGCTATTCCTATAATTTGCCTACTTTGGGCCAACTCTGGGCTCATCGTAATTGGGTAATACAACAAATGTATTATCATTCTAGATTTcctaatcatttaacataataaaatctgttaaagtaaaataacacaaatagTTTATGTTGAATCAACAGATTTCTGTGTTGAAAATcaacatagaaaatttaaccaaataattttttaaccctAATACactaaatttctaactgtgtatggctcaattttgatttaacaaacattttttttttcgtatttatatttttcagcaCTGGTTcaacaaatatattatttactatgaGAAACGGAAAATTCAATGAATACAAACAAACTACAGATGGTATACGATCATATTATAAAGATAACTTACAATTACAAGGTCTTGAAATCAAATGCTTCCTGGAAaacaataaagtaaatttagtaGTTAAAtatgaacattgaaaaaataagaattaagattttttaagtatAGAAAAATCATAGTACGaagaagttaaaatatttgtagatCGGGATAAACtcatagttaaataaaaaaacttaaaatgaTGCTTTTTCGAAAAAACGCAGCTAGATAAATAATCTACTTACTGTcacaaaaatctaaaaattattcgatttcTTATTGTGCTCCGATGttcctaatttaaaaatttctttatcaactaaatttattacagaTAATCTATGTATCGACTTTTGGAGATTCTTTAACTTTATACAATTATCGAAATCAAACATCTGATGGAAATCATGATATTATTGAAGAGGACTATCAAGAATTTCCTGTTCTTTTTAATTACGGTATAACTCTGTATGAGGATCTCCAGTTTGTATTTCTTACTTCTAATGTTATACTGCAGCGATCAGGTTcgacataattttattataaaaatttaataagtaaaataataaattttatgataatacgTAATGTCATAGAATTATGTTTTGTTGTAGCCGAGAGAAACGCGTGTCTCTTGATTTACAATCAAAAAACCAACTGGAGTATATATGAACCATTTAAAAACTTCGGTGACAGGGATGTTATAACTGCTGGCATATTAcacggaaaatttttaattttgggaTTCAAAACGGGTActcaatattgaattttaaatttttctttgtattaAGTACAGTTGTCACTGTGTTCTTTTTACAGGTTATGTACGGATTTATACTGTAGAAAATATTGAAGACcttaaaacttataaattagaTCTTAATTCAGCAATTGAGTATGAATTGAGTAATTACCGAGATCATGAAGAGATTGAAGAGTTGCAAGTCGCTGAAACTcaaggaaaattaattattattgcaataaCATCATTCGTTGTCtattcgattaatttttttcctaaaaacaatcttcaataaataattatttaagtatcatAACATTATTGTAATAACGGTGCTGATGAAGTCCGAGCTCATTAGAGTATTATTAGTTTAAACAATCTAATCATAACGCATGATTTCGAAtttgtaaagaaaataaaaataaattatagctgctggaatatgtatatatatataaatttttcgttttctaCATCACTTACCATGAttctaaaaaaacaaaatgtgaTTCAGACTCGAATCTCCGCggtatcgaaaaaaaattttgtatgacCACCAAAAAtgtagaaatgaaaaaaaaaattatcagagaTCGTAAGGGGGAGAATTTGATGATAcattaactaaattttgaGGGAACTCGACTTCGGATAATTTTTTGCTGAGAAACAGTGATCACCacaaatcatcttttttcaAAGGCGTTCTTGAGAATGCTTTGTCACCGGCTTGTTTGTAGATATTTTCGCGTAAAAATTTCACGGAATGTTCTTGAAATGACACTTAACAATGTACAAAAGGTTTAAGTTAATTTACTCTATTCAtacagctgaaaaaaattcgcaaaaaaagtgtttttttttttttacgcctAAAACCCTAACCCCTCACAAGtattgttcctttaatttttttgcaaaaccTTGATcgaatgaatattaaaaatgaaaaaaaaaaatttattcaccaTTGGTTACTTGGCCGAGGCTTGGACCAATGATCAGCTGCCGAAGCTTTTGGCAAGTGACGATAGAGCCAAGGCTCGGCTTATATAGTCAGCCTTGGCGATTTCTACCTAGGACAGGAatataagttgaaaaaataatctttaacTAGCAGCTACGAAGTAagccataaatttttatcataattccTGACGTATTACCCTAA encodes the following:
- the LOC103571574 gene encoding uncharacterized protein LOC103571574 is translated as MDGILYSYICESIFINTSDPLILQKLKRVNVLWKNFIDKILETSDIWKRACLNEIPSEPISSMITKLFPMLYFENYHHLDDMTVWRTVYISYRKWMMLSKFQVSVEVSYDFAARSNFSERIIAFASCGNYFAIGTTKDRIYLFDFNQLNKPLYTINFEKPIENIRFWSPASGDLLLVAMIIPGNIKFWNILAMTEVECINSTDDTKSDGLCTGSTNILFTMRNGKFNEYKQTTDGIRSYYKDNLQLQGLEIKCFLENNKIIYVSTFGDSLTLYNYRNQTSDGNHDIIEEDYQEFPVLFNYGITLYEDLQFVFLTSNVILQRSAERNACLLIYNQKTNWSIYEPFKNFGDRDVITAGILHGKFLILGFKTGYVRIYTVENIEDLKTYKLDLNSAIEYELSNYRDHEEIEELQVAETQGKLIIIAITSFVVYSINFFPKNNLQ